The nucleotide sequence gggagcccccccgtcaccgctgccgcccccccgctgccccctgtccccccccccccccaataaagcTGCTTCCCGGCCGCGCTGTGCCCGCTCTGTGTGCCCTCGGGGtgcgggggacacgggggggtgatggggatggggacggtcCCTGGGGGGGCAGCGGTGTGGGGGGAGCGGGGTCTGCCCCATGGGGGCCCTGTAGCGAtgtctgtccccccccccccccccgcctccccatGCACCCATGGGCACCTTCTGAGCTCGGGGACTTGTGGCCacggggcagggacagggcacgTCCCCTGGCACCCGCTGGGGACTGGCACGTCCCGTGGAACCTGGGGACAACCACGGGTCCCCCAGGGACGCAcagggcaccgggggggggtctgggtTTCAAAGAGGGCAGTGCCTGGGGGCTGCGTGAGCCTGTGGGGACATtgcaggggacatgggggacatgggggacatgggggacatggggacggcACCACAGCTCCAGCTCCTAGGGCATGGGATCCCCACATGTCCCCACAGCCCCGTCCCAAACCGCTGGTGACGGCCCCGGTGGCTCCGTGCTGATCCCCCCCCCGTGGGCATCTGGGGACatcctgggctggggggggggggggtctttgggagCACAGCCCCCGTGGTTTGGGGACAAAACACCGCGGGGGGTGGGATGGAAACCACTtgtgggggacgggggggctcGGCAACGCTTCttatggggatggggatggggtccCAACGGCAGCTGTGCCCAAAACCCAGCCCCACAGCGAACGCTTCGGAGGGGACGGGGCGAAAAACCCTGCTGGGAAATGCCACGGGACGTGGGGCCGTGCACCGGCAccgtggggacccccccaacccctgcctcagtttccccctgGGGACCCGGGGACTTCCGTGGGGACCGGAGGCAAGGAGAGAGCCCGGGTCACGGTGGGTGGCCGTGCGCGGCCCCGTTTATTTGCTCAGCCGAAGCGGATGGTGCCGTGGGCTTGCACGCGGATGCTGACCCTGGGTCGAAAGCGCCGGATCCTGCCCAGGAAGCGGCCGAATCGGCCCCGCTGGACGAGGACGGGCTGCGGGGGGAAGGCGGGTGTCAGCAGGGTGTCACATCTGGGACCCCACATCCGGGATCCCAAATCTGGGACCCGGCATCGGGAGCCCTGAACGCGCCCAGGAcccccccgtccctccctcTGTCACCCCTGGGATGGAGACGTCGTGTCGTGGCAGCTCCATCCCCGGAGCTTTTGGGGATGGCGACACCACGGGACATGGCGAAGGAGCAAGGGCGCTGTcagcccctgccccgtccccacccgtgggtgccccccccgagcccccccactCACGTCGGAGGAGGCGTCCGTGCAGCGCAGGTCGACGTCGGGGGTGCCCTGCTGGAACGTCACCGGCCCCGAGCAGTCCTTGATGGCCTGGGGACACGCACGGCGTCACCCCCACGTgtcccagcactgctcccagctgtgtcccccccccccccccaaccccccccagccctcctcacCCCGTTCTCCTTGAAGTCGCAGTCGTCGGCGGGCACCCGCGAGCCCGGGGCACAGTCTGTCTCCATTATGGTGAAGTTGAGCGCCCGCAGCGTGCTCAGGTCGATGCCCTGTGGGGAACAGTCACaacgagccccccccccccaaggcagaAAAGCCCCCCCGAGCCcgtccccacggtgtcccctggatgtccccagggtgcccccaaggtgtccccagggtgtccccaaggtgtccccagggtgtccccgaGGGGTCCCCTCATCATCCCCCTTGATGTACCCAGGTTGTCCCCACGATAGCCCCAAAATATCCCCAAGGGTGTCCCCAGGATgtcaccccaatgtccccagggtgtccccagggtgtccccaaggtgtccccaaggtgcccccTCGGTGTGTGCTCACCGGGGCAGGCTCGGGGTCGGCGCTGAGCAGCCTGAAGGCGTTCTGCACGTCGGGGCGCTGGTTGAAGGAGTCCACGGCCTGCGCCAGCACCTGGGTGTAGGcgaggggggccggggcgggcagggcgcaggccccccccagcaccgccagcaccagcacccagcagctcgCCATCCTCGCCCCGTgtcgccccgcagcccccgatGCCTTTTATCGGCCCCCGGGGTTGTGCAACGCGgcgcgggcacggccccgcggaAACTTTGgggccaagggggggggggggcagccacAACGCGGCcgttttattttgggggggggacacggcgggatgggggggttgtggtggggacggggctgtcccctgccctgctccgtGCCCTCCGCATGTGTGCATCACCGGCCCTTGGGGAGCGAGCGCATGTGGAGGGGAGACCttggggacacgttggggacaTCGTCCCCTGTGGGAACACCGGCCCTTGGGGAGCAGGAATATGTGgaggggacaccttggggacaccctggggacatcGTGCCCCGTGGGGACACCGGCCCTTGGGGAGTGTaagcggggcggcgcggggacGCAAACACGACCACGGCAGATGGAAGGGATGGACACGAACACAGTGGGTGCGAGGGACGTTTATTGGGACGTTAATCGGGACGTTAAATTGGGACACAGGGCTGTGACGCTCGCACGGCTCCGGCTCCTGCCGGGGCTCCTCAGGGCCGCGCGGGGCTGGTGCGGCTCCGCCGGCCGCGGGTCCACGGGGGGCCGCGCTCCCGCAGGCGCTGCCTGAGGCTGGCCCAGCGCTCCCGGATCCAGGCCCCCCAGCtgcggccgggctgcggggagaggcGGCGGCGTCAGCCCCGGGgtggcaccgggacccccccggggcctCGCGGccccccacagcctccccctCATGTCCTCGGGTCCTCACCTGCGGGCGGCAGCTCCGGCACGCGGTCGGTGGCATCCCCGTGGGCTGGCACCACGCGTCCTGCACGAGGAAGGTCAGCTCCTGCTGGCGCTGCGCGAccccgagctgcagggggaAGAGACCCTCAGGGACGGGATGGGACCCCCgggccagccccggccccccagcaCTCACCCGGCCGGGCCAGGGCTGTAAGACCCGCAGCCGCAGGGCGCAGGGGCCCGGGGAGCCGCGGTGGAGCAGCCGCAGGGCCGCCAGCACGgcctgcagggagctggagggCCAGCGCCACGGCGGGGTCGGCGGGAGGGATCCATCCTGCCCCGGTGGCACGGATCCCTCTGGCCCGGCCGTGACGGCTCCCTCCAGCCCCGGCACCGGGGACGTGTCCGGCTCCGGCGAGACGGCTCCGGCCggcgccagcagcagcagcagcagcacccagcagggccgcatcctgcccgcagcctcctcctcgTGCCTGGCGGCGGGCGCTGGGCCCCTTTATGAGCCccccgggcccggggggggcacggccggggctTTCCGGAGCGCCAGGGGGGTGGCGGCAGGGGGGAGGCCGCCGGCCCTCGCGCCAAGCCCGCGGCGCTGAGCAAACAGCCGCAGGGGAGCGGCAGCGCAGGGCGGCCCCGCGACCCGGTCAGCGCCGGCCCCGAGGGTGGGCGTCGAGGCCGGGAAGTCCCGGGAGGCCGTAAATCTGCCACGGCTCTGCCGCGGGGCCCCCGGCGCCACGGCCCCTTTGGCGCTGGGTATGGGGAGGAGCGGGTGAAGGAGGCCAAGGGGGGGTGGAGGAAGTCAGAGGAGGGCGATGGAGGCCAACAGAGGCCAAAGGAGGCCAATGGAGGCCAAGGGAAGGCAGTGGGGATGGTGCAGGGTCTGCAGGACAAGAGGCGCGAGGAGCGGCCGGGGCCTTGGGGTCGTGGGGCCGGGAGGAGCCGAGGGGAGGCCGCATGGCGGAGGGGcgggcgctgagctctgctccctggggacagcgccAGGAGCCGAGGGGACGGCccggagctggggcaggggagggtcaggctgtgggttagggaaaggttctgcacccagaggtggtcgggcactgggacgggctgcccggggacgggggcacggccccgagcTGCCGGAGCTCAAGGAGCGTTTGGACAACGCCCTCAGACACAggggctgggttttggggtggttctgtgcagatttgacttttttttatggCTTCTGACTTGGGACATTTGGTGTCTCTGTGACCCCAAGGGCAGGGaaccaggaggaggaggaggaacggCCACGACCTCAGCCCAGAAGAGCAACGAACGTGGCCGAAGGCCAAGCACGAGCCCATGAGGAAGTTGTCCAACATCAGAAAATGCTTCTTTATTG is from Anser cygnoides isolate HZ-2024a breed goose chromosome 2, Taihu_goose_T2T_genome, whole genome shotgun sequence and encodes:
- the LOC125180957 gene encoding cathelicidin-2, whose amino-acid sequence is MASCWVLVLAVLGGACALPAPAPLAYTQVLAQAVDSFNQRPDVQNAFRLLSADPEPAPGIDLSTLRALNFTIMETDCAPGSRVPADDCDFKENGAIKDCSGPVTFQQGTPDVDLRCTDASSDPVLVQRGRFGRFLGRIRRFRPRVSIRVQAHGTIRFG
- the LOC125180958 gene encoding cathelicidin-B1-like isoform X2: MRPCWVLLLLLLAPAGAVSPEPDTSPVPGLEGAVTAGPEGSVPPGQDGSLPPTPPWRWPSSSLQAVLAALRLLHRGSPGPCALRLRVLQPWPGRLGVAQRQQELTFLVQDAWCQPTGMPPTACRSCRPQPGRSWGAWIRERWASLRQRLRERGPPWTRGRRSRTSPARP
- the LOC125180958 gene encoding cathelicidin-B1-like isoform X1, with amino-acid sequence MRPCWVLLLLLLAPAGAVSPEPDTSPVPGLEGAVTAGPEGSVPPGQDGSLPPTPPWRWPSSSLQAVLAALRLLHRGSPGPCALRLRVLQPWPGRVSAGGPGLARGSHPVPEGLFPLQLGVAQRQQELTFLVQDAWCQPTGMPPTACRSCRPQPGRSWGAWIRERWASLRQRLRERGPPWTRGRRSRTSPARP